In Arachis stenosperma cultivar V10309 chromosome 1, arast.V10309.gnm1.PFL2, whole genome shotgun sequence, one DNA window encodes the following:
- the LOC130969274 gene encoding probable protein phosphatase 2C 2, translating to MIVSQNMVAEAEIICKQSIPMLDMKYHLCVTQEQNVKIEVSPTSPVPIFGQGACSEVQDSILETPVIEFVPNVRSGSFAEIGPRISMDDEHIRIDDLAGHLGFVFKCPMPSAFYAVFDGHGGPEAAAFVKRNAMRLFFEDAHMLQSYDTDSLFLKKLEDTHRRAFIRADLALADEQSVSSSCGTTALTALILGNHLLVANAGDCRAVLCRRGTAVEMSQDHRPSYLPERRRVEELGAFIDDGYLNGYLSVTRALGDWDFKFPLGIASPLIAEPDVQLVTLTEEDEFLIIGCDGIWDVMSSQVAVSLVRRGLRRHDDPQQSARELVKEALRLNTSDNLTVIVICLSPVQSIVESCSSPWRRRFKACNLSEETRNRLKSLSE from the exons ATGATTGTGAGCCAGAACATGGTAGCGGAAGCGGAGATTATCTGTAAGCAGAGTATTCCGATGCTGGACATGAAGTATCATCTGTGCGTGACGCAAGAACAAAACGTTAAGATTGAGGTCTCGCCAACCTCTCCTGTCCCCATATTTGGTCAA GGTGCATGCTCTGAGGTTCAAGATTCCATTTTGGAGACTCCTGTGATTGAGTTTGTTCCAAATGTGCGTTCTGGTAGCTTTGCAGAGATTGGACCACGCATATCTATGGATGATGAACACATTCGGATAGATGATCTAGCTGGCCACCTTGGATTTGTGTTCAAGTGTCCAATGCCGAGTGCATTTTATGCAGTTTTTGATGGGCATGGAGGGCCTGAAGCAGCTGcttttgttaagaggaatgctATGAGGTTATTTTTTGAAGATGCTCATATGCTGCAATCATATGACACCGATTCACTTTTTCTGAAGAAATTGGAAGACACTCATCGGAGAGCTTTTATACGGGCAGACCTTGCCTTGGCTGATGAACAGAGTGTTAGTAGTTCATGTGGGACTACAGCATTGACTGCCCTTATACTTGGAAATCATTTGCTGGTTGCCAATGCTGGAGACTGTCGAGCAGTTCTTTGCAGGAGAGGTACGGCTGTAGAGATGTCTCAAGATCATAGGCCAAGTTATTTGCCGGAAAGGAGGAGAGTGGAGGAATTGGGCGCCTTCATTGATGATGGATATCTTAATGGCTATCTTTCGGTAACTCGTGCCCTGGGTGATTGGGACTTCAAGTTTCCACTTGGTATTGCATCCCCTCTTATAGCAGAGCCAGATGTTCAACTGGTTACTTTGACGGAAGAGGATGAGTTCTTAATCATTGGGTGTGACGGGATCTGGGATGTTATGTCCAGCCAAGTTGCCGTTAGCCTTGTTCGTCGCggattaagaaggcatgacgaCCCACAGCAAAGTGCCCGGGAACTGGTGAAGGAAGCATTGCGCCTAAATACATCAGACAATCTCACTGTGATTGTCATATGCTTGTCCCCTGTCCAAAGCATTGTTGAGTCATGTTCTTCGCCCTGGAGAAGAAGATTCAAGGCTTGTAACCTGTCTGAAGAGACCCGAAATAGATTGAAAAGCTTGTCAGAGTAA